One window from the genome of Dermacentor silvarum isolate Dsil-2018 chromosome 7, BIME_Dsil_1.4, whole genome shotgun sequence encodes:
- the LOC119459271 gene encoding basic proline-rich protein-like, with protein MIQIKHQVIDGEPRDTKATFGLDLQIAFDKVTHSTILPQGVPRPPPALAQRMRSTLPWPVVLLARVLRPLPPPQCQCNDPADSPQENHNRAYYETCELPLLQVHVDKIDVLCPAVDTDAERSAMNSVSSAPSTNEMARQPVYETTLGPRVKQRGPDQGPDRPSQSPAITLLGQQQQPRAGPLRPKPPPHQGSSRSAPVSSITQQQPVPTPHGSSSSGGGNPSAPTPATRDHDPVFRQASAAIDQSHPPPWSPTSAKAPAGAVAVKRNIHAGVKALFQGSVRRPRHSGHRNEAPPQNGSDHALQPPRAPPPADSLPSYPCDSPRKPEEKRGRPAAPPTKINGAPSKGISPTPPETYNAERQDNRRQDLRAERNTGAGRF; from the exons ATGATCCAAATCAAACATCAAGTCATCGACGGTGAACCCAGGGACACCAAAGCCACCTTCGGGCTCGACCTACAGATCGCTTTCGACAAAGTCACGCACTCGACCATCCTGCCGCAG GGAGTACCGCGAccgccaccagccctggctcAAAGGATGCGGTCCACGCTCCCTTGGCCAGTGGTCCtgctggcccgagtactgcggccgctgccgccgcctca GTGCCAATGCAACGACCCCGCAGACTCCCCACAAGAGAACCACAACCGGGCTTACTACGAGACGTGCGAGCTACCACTACTTCAAGTGCACGTCGATAAAATCGACGTCTTATGTCCTGCTGTGGACACAGACGCTGAACGGTCAGCCATGAATAGTGTGTCGTCGGCGCCATCCACCAACGAGAtggcccgccagcccgtctacgagaCGACGTTAGGCCCACGTGTCAAGCAGCGAGGACCCGACCAGGGCCCGGACCGACCTTCCCAGAGTCCCGCAATCACCCtcctcgggcagcagcagcagccgcgcgcAGGTCCGCTCCGCCCGAAgccaccaccgcaccaggggagcagcCGCAGCGCCCCGGTATCCTCCATTACCCAGCAGCAACCAGTCCCAACACCCcatggttccagcagcagtggcggtggcaatcCCTCAGCCCCGACTCCTGCCACCAGAGATCACGACCCGGTGTTCAGGCAAGCGTCAGCGGccattgaccagagccatccACCACCATGGTCGCCCACCTCGGCGAAGGCTCCCGCCGGGGCCGTCGCCGTCAAGCGCAACATCCACGCAGGCGTCAAGGCGCTCTTTCAAGGGTCAGTGCGGCGCCCAAGGCACAGCggccaccgcaacgaagcgccGCCCCAGAATGGCTCCGACCATGCCCTCCAGCCACCCAGAGCACCACCACCCGCGGACAGCCTCCCAAGCTACCCCTGTGACAGTCCCCGAAAGCCTGAGGAGAAGAGGGGAAGACCGGCAGCACCACCCACAAAAATAAACGGAGCGCCCTCCAAGGGAATCTCCCCCACCCCACCCGAAACCTACAACGCTGAGCGGCAGGACAATCGACGGCAAGACCTGCGAGCAGAGCGCAATa CTGGTGCGGGGCGTTTTTAG
- the LOC119459270 gene encoding uncharacterized protein LOC119459270 codes for MVPAAVHLFRQRRVVYPRLPRPLQCGRCGLFGHATVMCHRDERCLRCAWQHPAGACTAERARCLHCGGPHAATEPSCPNWQFERRVACILDSTQPRITRRQALTIARNAAPPPAPPSQRRPAESRVPERRPSAPVQPGRSFRDALTGDTGAPTTTNNSAPAQPPSAATQDTHALVATALASALRAALHSVPADSPTHVSPAFTFVLVSAGALSSLCACAIVLGGDLVVCGDFNSHHSAWGCARDDANGRSLLESVLRAGLFVANTGSVTFVRRGCAGSAIDLSLVSERCHYVWRRSPDTRGSDHFPIFLVPHAAAHLPTRSYSVVNWPRFRELCAAVPVSEGGLFRHIAVCARAATTRCVVPAGTPVPDMKQLNLRAARRRAERKAIRTDRREHWTLYSTLYLYNRLDAVCRRHARQRRNASWASLCFSLDDARARSRPWRILGGILRPRVPRCPALSIAVARGITSAQLAELLAATFCPPPTVSSRPTAILQPQPHPRRELMAPQRYFPSTGILAEIDALCAADFTIGELRAVLSARKRRSAPGSDGITYQMLRNFDSGQLQLLLDAFNEVWRTGTIPSEWSEAVVVLLLKAGKPPSNPASYRPVSLTSAAGKVLEAMALRRLEWIAEALDTFAAEQSGFRRLRATADSLADVVATLEEAKHRGDASYLVLLDVVSAFDQLPHATILDALRAMGIAGRMLRYVGAFLSGRSMRQCAEPFPLQPRLARIGDYIPQLPEYEVRVAVYADDIALFAAGPTERGRAVRRCVQSALDAVDAYISGIGLTLSAAKTEALLVHPRYGGRYEVPRLTLRGASLPWRRRVRYLGLLVDHRLNWQPAVAALRKGTRRVACAARSLMARGQGCSPTLALRVDNSVASARVLYGLPLADIHPSKWEALDADHRAVVRQLLCLPQSSQVGATLAEAGETPVSLRAVGRALNTIERLHRSPHGHRLVDQFFSLPNSCMGRRVAEFAGLVNSGPSWKRNTAACALRQETAAVIEEQLTGRVLVYTDGSVLRDGAASAACFAPELSAQSQCRVLHAVSFTHAELAAIDLAAKLLYQRRVARAAILTDSRAALCLLAREDHGPTLIQRLHRKLDGVCELGCDLVFQWVPSHVGLPGNEEADRLAKEAHTLPVPRSLLVTPFDVARHTVAGYLRSWHPDPRVAAGSPPKLLPRRGLGRSDRALLLRLRIGCCRTAERVHRLSGLGTPYCDSCSGVETLDHVLLQCPAYAAERGPLLAAYRRLGIPSDSARGLLFPATHPSIAKRAYAALLEYLEDANLCQRL; via the exons ATGGTGCCCGCGGCGGTTCACCTCTTCCGACAGCGGCGGGTCGTCTATCCACGGCTGCCCCGTCCCCTGCAGTGCGGTCGCTGCGGCCTTTTCGGCCACGCCACCGTGATGTGCCATCGGGACGAGCGCTGCCTGCGGTGTGCCTGGCAGCACCCCGCGGGTGCCTGCACGGCTGAGCGGGCTCGCTGTCTCCACTGCGGCGGCCCACATGCTGCCACGGAGCCGAGCTGCCCCAACTGGCAGTTCGAACGAAGGGTGGCCTGCATCCTGGACAGCACTCAGCCACGCATCACGCGTCGCCAGGCGCTCACCATCGCCCGGAATGCTGCCCCACCTCCGGCTCCCCCCTCGCAGCGGCGGCCCGCTGAATCACGGGTTCCCGAGCGGCGCCCCTCCGCCCCGGTGCAACCTGGTCGCTCGTTCCGGGACGCCCTGACCGGTGACACTGGAGCACCTACGACCACCAACAACAGTGCTCCGGCGCAGCCCCCCAGCGCCGCAACGCAGGACACGCACGCGCTGGTCGCAACGGCTCTCGCGTCGGCACTTCGTGCGGCCCTTCACTCGGTACCAGCCGACTCGCCG ACACATGTGTCGCCAGCGTTTACGTTCGTGCTGGTAAGCGCTGGGGCACTGAGTTCATTGTGCGCCTGTGCGATCGTGTTGGGGGGGGACCTCGTGGTGTGCGGGGACTTCAATTCCCATCACTCTGCGTGGGGCTGTGCACGCGACGACGCGAACGGTCGGAGTCTGTTGGAGTCCGTGCTGCGGGCCGGCCTGTTCGTGGCCAACACCGGCAGTGTCACGTTCGTTCGCCGCGGCTGTGCGGGGAGTGCGATCGATCTCTCGCTCGTGTCGGAGCGGTGCCACTACGTCTGGCGTCGCAGCCCCGACACGCGGGGGTCGGACCACTTCCCGATTTTCCTCGTGCCTCACGCTGCCGCCCACCTGCCCACGAGGAGCTACAGTGTAGTGAACTGGCCGCGTTTCCGGGAACTGTGTGCTGCAGTGCCAGTCTCGGAGGGCGGCCTCTTCCGGCACATCGCCGTCTGTGCGCGTGCGGCAACGACCCGTTGTGTGGTGCCGGCTGGAACCCCTGTGCCGGACATGAAGCAGCTCAACCTGCGAGCTGCGCGTCGCAGAGCAGAGCGCAAAGCGATCCGCACGGACAGGAGGGAGCACTGGACCctgtacagtacactgtacctGTACAATCGATTGGACGCTGTCTGTCGTCGCCATGCGCGGCAGCGTCGCAATGCGAGCTGGGCCAGTCTGTGCTTCTCCCTGGACGATGCGCGCGCTCGCTCTCGTCCCTGGCGCATCCTCGGCGGAATCCTGCGGCCCCGTGTGCCGCGCTGCCCCGcactctccatcgcggtggcACGCGGTATCACCAGCGCGCAGCTCGCAGAGCTGCTGGCCGCCACATTCTGCCCACCACCCACGGTATCGTCGAGGCCGACGGCGATCCTGCAGCCCCAGCCCCACCCCAGGCGCGAGCTGATGGCCCCGCAGCGCTACTTCCCGTCGACGGGCATCCTGGCGGAGATTGACGCACTGTGCGCGGCTGACTTCACTATCGGTGAGCTGCGCGCGGTGCTGTCAGCACGGAAGCGCCGCTCTGCTCCCGGTTCCGACGGCATCACCTACCAGATGCTGCGGAACTTCGACAGCGGCCAACTTCAACTCCTGCTGGATGCCTTCAACGAGGTCTGGCGGACTGGCACCATTCCGAGCGAGTGGAGCGAGGCagtggtggtgctgctgctgaAAGCCGGCAAACCACCCAGCAACCCTGCCTCGTACAGGCCAGTCTCCCTCACGTCTGCTGCGGGCAAGGTGCTCGAGGCCATGGCGCTTCGGCGCCTCGAATGGATTGCCGAGGCGCTCGACACCTTCGCGGCAGAGCAGAGCGGATTCCGCCGACTTCGAGCCACCGCGGACTCCCTGGCCGATGTCGTTGCTACACTCGAGGAGGCCAAGCACCGCGGGGACGCGAGCTACCTCGTTCTCCTCGACGTGGTGAGCGCCTTCGACCAGCTGCCGCACGCCACCATCCTCGACGCGCTCCGTGCCATGGGGATCGCCGGGAGGATGCTCCGCTACGTGGGGGCGTTCCTCAGTGGTCGTTCGATGC ggcagtgTGCTGAGCCCTTTCCTCTTCAACCTCGTCTTGCGCGCATCGGCGACTACATCCCCCAGCTGCCGGAGTACGAGGTTCGTGTCGcggtgtacgcggacgacattgcCCTGTTCGCCGCTGGCCCAACCGAGCGGGGCAGGGCGGTGCGCAGGTGTGTGCAGTCTGCGCTGGATGCGGTCGACGCGTACATCTCCGGCATCGGCCTCACCCTCTCGGCGGCAAAGACCGAGGCGCTGCTGGTTCACCCTCGCTACGGCGGCCGCTATGAAGTCCCGCGTCTCACCCTTCGTGGGGCGAGCCTCCCGTGGCGACGGAGAGTACGGTACCTCGGCCTCCTGGTGGACCACCGGCTCAACTGGCAACCGGCCGTGGCGGCTCTTCGCAAGGGGACCAGACGGGTGGCGTGTGCAGCACGTTCCCTCATGGCCCGCGGCCAGGGCTGCTCACCCACCCTGGCACTGCGGGTCGACAACTCGGTGGCCTCCGCGAGGGTGCTGTACGGCCTGCCGCTTGCTGACATCCATCCATCAAAGTGGGAGGCACTGGACGCGGATCACCGAGCCGTTGTTCGTCAACTCCTGTGCCTCCCACAGTCGTCGCAGGTGGGCGCCACTCTCGCTGAGGCTGGCGAGACTCCCGTCTCTCTCCGCGCTGTTGGCAGGGCGCTCAACACCATCGAGCGCCTGCACCGATCGCCGCACGGTCATCGGCTGGTGGACCAGTTCTTCTCTCTCCCCAACTCCTGCATGGGCCGCCGCGTCGCCGAGTTCGCCGGCTTGGTCAACTCCGGCCCCTCGT GGAAGCGCAACACCGCTGCCTGCGCCCTGCGGCAGGAGACGGCTGCGGTCATCGAGGAGCAGCTCACCGGCCGCGTGCTTGTTTACACGGACGGCTCTGTGCTCCGGGACGGCGCGGCTTCGGCTGCCTGCTTCGCCCCCGAGCTCTCGGCGCAGAGCCAATGCCGTGTCTTGCACGCGGTGTCCTTCACGCATGCCGAGCTGGCGGCCATCGACCTGGCGGCCAAACTGCTGTACCAGCGGCGGGTTGCACGGGCGGCCATCCTGACCGACTCACGGGCGGCGCTCTGCTTGCTGGCCAGAGAGGACCACGGCCCCACGCTGATCCAGCGGCTCCACCGTAAGCTGGACGGCGTCTGCGAGCTGGGATGCGACCTCGTCTTCCAATGGGTGCCCTCGCACGTTGGATTGCCCGGGAACGAGGAAGCTGACCGGCTCGCAAAGGAGGCCCACACCTTGCCAGTGCCCCGGTCTCTACTGGTGACGCCCTTCGATGTTGCTCGCCACACCGTTGCTGGCTACCTCCGGTCGTGGCACCCTGACCCACGCGTTGCCGCCGGCAGTCCCCCGAAGTTGCTGCCGCGCAGGGGCTTGGGCCGCAGTGATCGCGCTCTGCTCCTGCGTCTCCGCATCGGGTGCTGTCGGACGGCTGAGCGCGTGCACCGCTTGTCGGGACTCGGCACGCCCTACTGCGACAGCTGCTCCGGTGTCGAAACCTTGGACCACGTTCTTCTGCAGTGCCCCGCGTACGCAGCGGAACGTGGCCCTCTTCTTGCCGCCTACCGTCGCCTCGGGATCCCGTCCGACAGCGCACGGGGGCTCCTGTTTCCTGCGACGCATCCCTCCATCGCCAAGCGGGCCTACGCGGCTCTCCTTGAGTATCTGGAGGATGCAAACCTGTGTCAGCGGCTCTAA